A genomic stretch from Bacillus sp. E(2018) includes:
- a CDS encoding alpha/beta hydrolase → MWTWKTKRNAIGTIVVVHGANEHHGRYDWVIKQLNEAGLHCVSGDLPGQGTTTRRRGHIDAFDDYIQTIEQWYLEAEKLGLPVYILGHSMGGLAVIRTLMEKRLTVKAVILSSPCLGLVHYPSKGKEAVSVLLNKLAPSVRLATNLPEGSATRNEEIRIRDKEDKLIVKKVSVRWYRELIGSIKHVFDHYKDFPNVPLMLLQAGDDRIVDKMKVKQWFNAVQLDEKWYKEFPSLYHEVLNEPERDLVFNYVKKFLFLHSEVH, encoded by the coding sequence ATGTGGACATGGAAAACAAAAAGAAATGCAATCGGAACAATCGTAGTCGTACATGGAGCAAACGAACATCACGGAAGGTATGATTGGGTTATCAAGCAACTGAACGAAGCAGGCCTGCATTGTGTTTCAGGCGATCTTCCTGGTCAAGGAACGACGACGAGAAGAAGAGGGCATATTGATGCGTTCGACGATTATATTCAAACGATCGAACAATGGTATCTTGAAGCCGAGAAACTAGGTCTTCCAGTATATATTTTAGGTCATAGCATGGGTGGATTAGCTGTGATTAGAACCTTGATGGAAAAAAGGCTTACGGTTAAAGCGGTTATCTTATCCTCTCCTTGTTTAGGTTTAGTGCATTACCCATCAAAAGGTAAAGAAGCGGTTTCTGTTCTATTGAACAAACTCGCTCCGAGTGTAAGGTTAGCGACCAATTTACCTGAAGGCAGTGCTACGAGGAACGAAGAGATACGTATACGTGATAAAGAGGATAAGTTGATCGTTAAGAAAGTATCTGTCAGGTGGTATCGAGAGTTGATTGGTTCGATAAAACATGTTTTCGATCATTATAAAGATTTCCCAAATGTACCATTAATGCTTTTACAAGCGGGGGATGATCGAATCGTTGACAAAATGAAAGTGAAGCAATGGTTTAACGCAGTGCAACTCGACGAAAAATGGTATAAAGAATTTCCATCACTATATCATGAAGTTTTAAACGAGCCTGAAAGAGATCTTGTATTTAATTATGTGAAAAAATTTCTTTTTCTGCATAGTGAAGTACATTAG
- a CDS encoding tetraprenyl-beta-curcumene synthase family protein — protein sequence MNKVPVHPWGLMYSVYTHIFPAVSHLLKTWHDRAEKIPNPELRKQAVSSISDKMFHCEGGAILTLLAGKHRKKAIEFVVAYQTISDYLDNLCDRSTSLNEKDFRALHESMFHALSPGAVPTNYYRYREEQDDGGYLNQLVYTCQNVLSEMKAYPNIASELIGLASIYCDLQVHKHVIVQEREPRLISWFGEYQSVLPDITWYEFSACAGSTLGIFCLVSYAFQGNFTKESAAMIKKGYFPWLQGLHILLDYFIDQNEDKLEGDLNFCTYYKNDQHMLERMVYFAEKAEKSCANLPNSRFHRLIQKGLLGIYLADRKVSESPGIKKMAAKLVKVGGATSYFFYINRKLYQRLKPSIS from the coding sequence ATGAACAAAGTTCCAGTTCACCCTTGGGGATTGATGTATTCCGTTTATACACATATTTTTCCGGCCGTCAGTCATCTGCTAAAAACTTGGCATGATAGAGCCGAGAAGATTCCAAATCCTGAATTGAGAAAACAGGCAGTAAGCAGCATTTCTGATAAGATGTTTCACTGTGAAGGGGGAGCTATCCTTACACTGCTAGCTGGGAAACATCGCAAAAAAGCCATCGAGTTTGTAGTGGCGTACCAAACGATCAGCGACTATTTAGATAATCTTTGTGACAGAAGCACTTCACTGAATGAGAAAGATTTTAGAGCTCTTCATGAGAGCATGTTTCATGCCTTATCTCCGGGCGCGGTTCCAACTAATTATTATCGTTATCGGGAAGAACAGGACGACGGTGGCTATTTAAATCAACTAGTTTATACGTGTCAAAACGTTTTATCAGAGATGAAAGCTTATCCCAATATCGCAAGTGAACTAATCGGACTTGCTTCGATCTATTGTGACTTGCAAGTACATAAACATGTAATCGTACAAGAGAGAGAGCCCCGCTTAATCAGTTGGTTCGGAGAGTATCAATCTGTTCTACCGGATATTACTTGGTACGAATTTTCAGCTTGTGCAGGATCAACGCTCGGTATTTTTTGTTTAGTCAGCTATGCGTTTCAAGGAAATTTCACAAAAGAATCTGCTGCAATGATAAAAAAGGGATACTTTCCATGGCTGCAGGGTCTTCATATTCTTTTAGATTATTTTATTGATCAAAATGAAGACAAATTGGAAGGTGATCTAAACTTTTGTACCTATTATAAGAATGATCAGCACATGCTTGAACGAATGGTTTATTTTGCGGAAAAAGCAGAGAAAAGCTGTGCGAACTTGCCTAACTCAAGGTTTCATCGCCTGATCCAAAAAGGTCTCTTAGGGATCTATCTCGCTGATCGAAAAGTGTCTGAGAGTCCTGGAATTAAAAAGATGGCAGCTAAGCTTGTTAAAGTTGGAGGAGCAACAAGTTACTTCTTCTATATAAATCGAAAATTATATCAAAGGTTAAAACCTTCTATCTCATAA
- a CDS encoding class I SAM-dependent methyltransferase, with translation MKLEGVLPFARTLLQSFCKSGDLVIDATCGNGNDTLFLSKLVGESGHVFAFDIQEQAIKNSKQRLFDHHADHNVTFFHASHDELTTQLPSDLHTKVTAAIFNLGYLPGSDKSITTTGSSTIGAIEQLLQLLKPEGVIILVIYHGHEEGKREKEIVMNYVKQLDQKQAHVLQYEFINQKNDPPFVVAIEKRG, from the coding sequence ATGAAATTAGAAGGAGTATTGCCGTTTGCGAGAACGCTTCTTCAATCGTTCTGTAAATCAGGGGACTTGGTCATAGATGCAACTTGCGGAAACGGAAACGACACTTTATTTTTATCAAAACTCGTTGGCGAGAGCGGGCATGTGTTTGCTTTTGATATTCAAGAGCAAGCGATCAAGAACTCAAAACAACGGCTTTTTGATCATCATGCAGATCATAACGTTACTTTTTTTCATGCCTCTCATGATGAGTTAACCACTCAGTTACCTAGTGATCTTCACACAAAAGTAACTGCTGCTATTTTCAACCTTGGTTACTTGCCTGGAAGTGACAAATCTATTACAACAACAGGATCATCTACCATCGGTGCTATTGAACAGCTCCTACAACTGTTAAAACCTGAAGGCGTAATTATACTCGTGATCTACCATGGACATGAAGAGGGCAAAAGAGAAAAAGAAATAGTTATGAATTATGTAAAACAGCTGGATCAAAAACAAGCTCATGTATTACAATACGAATTTATTAATCAAAAGAACGACCCGCCATTTGTCGTCGCAATTGAAAAAAGAGGCTGA
- a CDS encoding TIGR01212 family radical SAM protein (This family includes YhcC from E. coli K-12, an uncharacterized radical SAM protein.): MAHLMEKPDYFGDKRYYTWNQHLKSHFGDKIIKVPLDGGFDCPNRDGNAAFGGCTFCSQSGSGDFAGNRRDDIITQFHTVKERMHAKWKKGKYIGYFQAFTNTYAPVEQLKELYETVLEQDGVVGLSIATRPDCLPDDVIEYLADLNKRTYLWVELGLQTVHERTALLINRAHDYATYVEGVEKLRKYNIRVCSHIINGLPLETPEMMMETAREVAKLDVQGIKIHLLHLLKKTPMVKQYEQGMLEFLDFETYVKLVCDQLEILPPHMMIHRLTGDGPSDLLVGPMWSLNKWKVLNAIESELKNRNSFQGKFYNTTEVNTL; this comes from the coding sequence ATGGCACACCTTATGGAAAAGCCAGATTATTTTGGAGATAAAAGATATTACACATGGAATCAGCATTTGAAATCCCATTTTGGAGATAAAATTATTAAAGTACCATTAGATGGAGGATTCGATTGTCCGAATCGTGATGGCAATGCCGCATTTGGAGGGTGTACCTTCTGCTCTCAAAGTGGCTCAGGAGATTTTGCAGGAAACCGCCGTGATGATATCATTACACAGTTTCACACCGTTAAAGAACGAATGCATGCAAAGTGGAAAAAAGGGAAGTATATCGGCTATTTTCAAGCTTTTACGAACACTTATGCTCCTGTTGAACAACTTAAAGAGCTCTATGAAACCGTCCTCGAACAAGATGGCGTTGTTGGACTTTCGATTGCTACGAGACCTGATTGTTTACCGGATGATGTGATCGAATATCTTGCTGACTTAAATAAAAGAACTTACCTTTGGGTAGAGTTAGGACTTCAGACTGTACATGAACGAACAGCTCTGCTCATAAACAGAGCTCATGATTACGCAACATATGTAGAAGGCGTTGAAAAACTTCGAAAATATAACATTAGAGTGTGTTCACACATCATCAATGGATTGCCTTTAGAAACTCCTGAGATGATGATGGAAACGGCAAGAGAAGTTGCGAAACTTGATGTTCAAGGAATTAAGATTCATTTGCTTCATCTTCTAAAAAAGACACCTATGGTCAAACAATATGAACAAGGCATGTTAGAATTTCTTGATTTTGAAACTTATGTGAAATTAGTTTGTGACCAGCTGGAGATTCTCCCTCCACATATGATGATTCATCGCCTGACTGGAGACGGGCCATCTGATCTATTGGTCGGACCGATGTGGAGTTTAAATAAATGGAAAGTATTAAACGCAATCGAAAGTGAGCTTAAAAATAGAAATAGTTTTCAAGGGAAATTTTATAATACTACTGAGGTGAACACCCTATGA
- a CDS encoding MFS transporter: MPAKVWLLIIGMALNVTGSSFLWPINTIFIHEHLGKSLTVAGIVLLLNSGAGIIGNLTGGLLFDKLGGYKTIMLGVSISFTTSFLLIWFHDFWMYSILLVFMGFGMGIVFPSMYALAGTMWKEGGRKAFNRIYIAQNVGVALGAALGGFAASYSFTLSFISCSALSFVFFIIVLFGFKDIDATEEASVQTVFSQRKRIHNKEAFMALLILCGGYLLAWIGYVQWQSTIAAYTQSLGVTLKMYSLLWTVNGVFIVLGQPLVNLFLKRWLHSTTSQILVGYCIFVISFVMVGNAKDFSGFMMAMIVLTIGEMLVWPGVPSIAAELAPEGRAGFYQGIVNSTATGGRMLGPLFGGMIADIFNISVLFQTIIGLMVLAFILTILYSRSRHAIQQTEIPQQAS, translated from the coding sequence ATGCCAGCGAAAGTATGGCTGCTCATCATTGGAATGGCACTTAATGTGACCGGCTCAAGTTTCTTGTGGCCGATCAATACGATTTTTATACATGAACACCTAGGTAAGTCACTTACCGTAGCAGGAATTGTTCTATTACTTAACTCAGGTGCCGGAATAATCGGTAACTTAACGGGAGGATTGCTTTTTGATAAATTAGGAGGCTACAAGACCATTATGCTCGGTGTCTCCATTTCATTTACGACTTCCTTCTTATTAATCTGGTTTCATGATTTTTGGATGTACAGTATCCTTCTTGTTTTTATGGGATTTGGAATGGGAATCGTCTTTCCATCTATGTATGCATTAGCAGGTACGATGTGGAAAGAGGGTGGGAGAAAAGCATTTAACCGAATCTATATTGCACAGAACGTAGGAGTGGCGCTTGGGGCTGCTCTTGGTGGATTTGCAGCTTCCTATTCTTTTACACTCTCATTCATTAGTTGTTCAGCTCTATCTTTTGTATTTTTTATTATCGTGCTGTTCGGTTTTAAAGACATTGATGCAACAGAAGAAGCTTCTGTGCAGACTGTTTTTTCTCAACGAAAAAGAATTCATAACAAAGAAGCGTTTATGGCACTATTGATTTTATGTGGAGGGTATCTGCTAGCTTGGATTGGTTACGTGCAATGGCAGTCTACGATCGCTGCTTATACACAATCACTAGGAGTAACTCTTAAGATGTACAGTTTGCTTTGGACCGTTAACGGTGTGTTTATCGTTCTTGGTCAGCCGCTAGTCAATCTTTTCTTAAAAAGATGGCTGCACTCCACAACATCGCAAATTTTGGTTGGATATTGTATATTTGTTATTTCATTCGTGATGGTAGGGAATGCTAAAGACTTTAGTGGCTTTATGATGGCCATGATCGTTCTTACTATAGGAGAAATGCTCGTATGGCCTGGCGTCCCTTCCATCGCAGCAGAGCTTGCTCCTGAAGGCAGAGCCGGATTCTATCAAGGAATCGTAAACTCAACAGCCACAGGCGGAAGGATGCTCGGACCGTTGTTTGGAGGAATGATTGCAGATATTTTCAACATATCCGTATTGTTTCAAACGATCATCGGCCTGATGGTGCTTGCTTTCATTTTGACGATTCTATATAGCAGGAGTCGACATGCCATTCAGCAAACTGAAATTCCTCAACAAGCTTCTTGA
- a CDS encoding biotin transporter BioY, with product MYESNQKLKMSLYAALMAGITAILAQLTIPLPVVPITGQTLAIGLCATILGRKYGTLAVMIYVAMGAIGLPVFSEAKGGFMVLIGPTGGYIVGFIIAAYITGLILEKTSFTLLPAVVANIAGMVITLVFGAVQLKFIASLSWEQAMSGGVIPFLLVGVIKAILASVLGVTIRRRLMSAKLLPKEETRAA from the coding sequence ATGTATGAAAGTAATCAAAAACTAAAGATGTCTCTTTACGCGGCTCTCATGGCAGGAATAACAGCGATACTTGCGCAACTGACCATTCCACTGCCAGTAGTTCCAATTACGGGGCAGACTTTAGCGATCGGGCTTTGCGCAACTATTTTAGGTCGTAAATACGGTACGCTTGCCGTAATGATCTATGTCGCTATGGGAGCGATCGGTCTTCCTGTTTTCTCTGAAGCTAAAGGTGGGTTCATGGTGCTGATTGGTCCAACAGGAGGCTATATCGTCGGCTTTATCATCGCTGCTTATATCACTGGACTCATTTTAGAAAAGACAAGTTTTACTCTTCTGCCAGCTGTTGTGGCTAACATTGCGGGTATGGTGATTACACTTGTTTTTGGTGCCGTTCAACTAAAGTTCATTGCAAGCCTTAGCTGGGAACAAGCAATGAGTGGTGGTGTTATTCCTTTTTTACTTGTAGGAGTAATTAAAGCCATTTTAGCTTCAGTTCTTGGTGTTACGATCAGAAGAAGATTAATGTCAGCTAAACTGCTTCCAAAAGAAGAAACAAGAGCCGCTTAA
- the leuS gene encoding leucine--tRNA ligase: MYYNHKTIEKKWQQFWDENKTFQTKEEYDKKKFYALDMFPYPSGAGLHVGHPEGYTATDILSRMKRMQGYNVLHPMGWDAFGLPAEQYALDTGNDPAEFTETNINTFRRQIKELGFSYDWDREVNTTDPSYYKWTQWIFIQLYNKGLAYVDEVPVNWCEALGTVLANEEVIDGKSERGGHPVVRKPMRQWMLKITAYADRLLEDLDELDWPESLKDMQRNWIGRSEGAEVHFDVDGHSSKITVFTTRPDTLFGATYLVLAPENKLVNDIVTEDQKEAVTAYQRQVETKSDLERTELAKEKSGVFTGAYAIHPVTGAKLPIWIADYVLASYGTGAIMAVPAHDERDHEFAVKFELPIAEVVAGGNVAEEAYTGDGEHVNSDFLNGMQKEEAIATMNEWLSENGKGEKKITYRLRDWLFSRQRYWGEPIPIIHWEDGTMSTVSEDQLPLLLPVVKEIKPSGTGESPLANVEEWVNVVDPETGKKGRRETNTMPQWAGSCWYYLRYIDPKNEEQLASPEKLKHWLPVDIYIGGAEHAVLHLLYARFWHKVMYDLGIVPTKEPFQKLFNQGMILGENNEKMSKSKGNVVNPDEIVTSHGADTLRLYEMFMGPLDASIAWSTTGLDGARRFLDRVWRLLLAEDGEKINPSIQDTQGTEAFNRLYHMTVKKVTEDYEGLRFNTAISQLMVFVNEANKQEVLPKDFMQGFVKMLSPIAPHICEELWEMLGGEGSIAYASWPVWDEAQLVENEVEIVVQVNGKLKAKMTIAANISGSDMEEAALKDESVQQSIEGKTIRKVITVPGKLVNIVAN, from the coding sequence ATGTATTATAACCACAAAACAATCGAGAAAAAGTGGCAGCAGTTCTGGGATGAGAACAAAACGTTCCAAACAAAAGAAGAATATGATAAAAAGAAATTTTACGCGCTAGATATGTTTCCATACCCATCTGGAGCTGGCTTACACGTTGGTCATCCAGAAGGTTACACGGCAACAGATATTCTATCTAGAATGAAACGTATGCAAGGTTACAATGTCCTTCATCCGATGGGATGGGATGCTTTCGGACTTCCTGCAGAACAATATGCGCTTGATACAGGAAACGATCCAGCAGAATTTACGGAAACGAACATTAACACGTTCCGCAGACAGATTAAAGAGCTTGGTTTCTCTTATGATTGGGATCGTGAAGTAAATACAACAGATCCTTCTTATTACAAATGGACTCAATGGATCTTTATCCAACTATATAATAAAGGTCTTGCGTATGTAGATGAAGTACCTGTGAACTGGTGTGAAGCGCTTGGAACGGTACTTGCGAACGAAGAAGTCATCGATGGGAAAAGTGAACGCGGAGGTCATCCTGTCGTTCGTAAACCTATGAGACAATGGATGCTTAAGATTACAGCTTACGCTGACAGACTATTAGAAGATCTAGATGAACTAGACTGGCCTGAGAGCTTGAAAGACATGCAGCGAAACTGGATCGGCCGCTCAGAGGGAGCTGAAGTCCACTTTGATGTAGATGGACATTCTTCGAAGATCACAGTGTTCACAACTCGTCCGGATACACTTTTCGGTGCGACATATTTAGTGCTTGCGCCTGAAAATAAACTAGTGAACGATATTGTAACAGAGGATCAAAAAGAGGCTGTAACCGCTTATCAAAGACAAGTAGAAACAAAGTCTGATCTTGAACGTACAGAACTTGCAAAAGAAAAGTCTGGTGTGTTTACTGGAGCATATGCGATTCATCCTGTAACAGGTGCGAAACTTCCGATCTGGATTGCAGACTATGTACTAGCAAGCTATGGAACGGGTGCGATCATGGCAGTTCCTGCGCATGATGAACGTGATCATGAGTTCGCAGTTAAGTTTGAACTTCCGATCGCTGAAGTGGTTGCCGGCGGAAATGTGGCAGAAGAAGCGTACACAGGAGATGGTGAACACGTAAATTCAGATTTCTTGAATGGCATGCAGAAAGAAGAAGCGATTGCGACAATGAATGAATGGCTTTCTGAGAACGGAAAAGGCGAGAAGAAGATCACGTACCGTCTTCGTGACTGGTTGTTCTCACGTCAGCGTTATTGGGGCGAACCGATTCCAATCATACACTGGGAAGATGGTACGATGTCGACGGTGTCAGAAGATCAGCTTCCTCTTCTTCTACCTGTTGTTAAAGAAATCAAGCCTTCTGGTACAGGTGAATCTCCACTCGCTAACGTTGAAGAGTGGGTAAACGTTGTAGATCCTGAAACAGGAAAGAAAGGACGTCGTGAAACGAATACGATGCCGCAATGGGCAGGAAGCTGCTGGTACTACCTTCGATATATCGATCCGAAAAACGAGGAGCAATTAGCATCTCCTGAAAAGCTAAAGCACTGGCTTCCAGTTGACATTTATATCGGTGGAGCAGAGCACGCGGTGTTGCATCTTCTTTATGCTCGTTTCTGGCATAAGGTTATGTATGATCTTGGTATCGTTCCGACAAAAGAGCCTTTCCAAAAACTTTTCAACCAAGGAATGATTCTTGGAGAAAATAATGAGAAGATGAGTAAATCTAAAGGAAACGTAGTTAACCCTGACGAGATCGTAACGAGCCATGGTGCAGATACACTGCGTTTGTATGAGATGTTCATGGGACCACTTGACGCTTCCATCGCATGGAGCACAACTGGTTTAGACGGAGCTCGCAGATTCCTAGATCGTGTATGGAGATTGCTTCTTGCTGAAGATGGAGAGAAGATAAATCCTTCTATCCAAGATACACAAGGAACAGAGGCCTTCAACCGTCTTTACCATATGACGGTAAAGAAAGTAACGGAAGATTATGAAGGGCTTCGCTTTAATACAGCCATTTCACAATTGATGGTCTTTGTAAATGAAGCAAATAAACAAGAAGTACTTCCAAAAGATTTCATGCAAGGATTTGTTAAGATGCTATCCCCAATCGCTCCGCATATTTGTGAAGAGCTATGGGAAATGCTAGGTGGAGAAGGCAGCATCGCATATGCATCTTGGCCAGTTTGGGACGAAGCTCAACTTGTAGAAAATGAAGTTGAAATTGTCGTCCAAGTTAACGGTAAACTTAAAGCGAAGATGACAATTGCAGCAAACATCAGCGGATCTGATATGGAAGAAGCTGCGCTAAAAGATGAATCTGTTCAACAAAGCATTGAAGGAAAAACGATTCGCAAAGTGATTACAGTTCCAGGTAAGCTTGTGAATATCGTTGCGAATTAA
- a CDS encoding rhodanese-like domain-containing protein, whose translation MEELKEISPSEVKQLLQEGKKISLIDVREDEEVAEGKIPEAAHIKMGEIPMRLDEINKDEEHIIVCRSGRRSENVAYFLQDHGYKVKNMTGGMLEYSKD comes from the coding sequence ATGGAAGAATTAAAAGAAATTTCACCGTCAGAAGTAAAACAATTGCTTCAAGAGGGGAAAAAGATTTCTCTGATTGATGTTCGCGAAGATGAGGAAGTAGCTGAAGGGAAGATTCCAGAGGCAGCGCATATCAAAATGGGTGAGATCCCTATGCGTTTAGATGAAATTAATAAAGACGAAGAACACATCATCGTCTGCCGTTCCGGACGACGCAGTGAGAATGTAGCATATTTCCTGCAAGATCATGGATATAAGGTGAAGAATATGACTGGCGGTATGCTGGAATATAGTAAGGACTAA